In Nonomuraea sp. NBC_00507, the following are encoded in one genomic region:
- a CDS encoding 5-dehydro-4-deoxyglucarate dehydratase, with translation MRLDGVLFFPVTPFGADGELAEPVLARHVADGVAAGAGGVFTACGTGEFNALDLGEYSRVVATAVAATEGRAPVFAGAGGTLPAAKAIARAAAAQGADGLLLMPPYLVTGPASGLVRYVREVAETVELPIIVYQRGTARFTPEAVASLAQLPNVVGFKDGLGDFDLLQRIILTVRQSTDQEFTFFNGLPTAEFTVPAYRGIGVSLYSSAVFAFAPEIALAFYKAVTGGDEVLVQRLLTGFYLPLVELRDTVPGYAVSLVKAGVRLRGLDVGGVRAPLMDPSPEHVAVLERLIATGLEIAGA, from the coding sequence ATGCGGCTAGATGGTGTTCTCTTCTTTCCGGTGACCCCCTTCGGGGCCGATGGGGAGCTGGCCGAACCGGTGCTCGCCCGCCACGTCGCCGACGGGGTCGCGGCCGGGGCGGGAGGAGTGTTCACCGCGTGCGGCACCGGTGAGTTCAACGCCCTCGATCTCGGCGAATACAGCCGGGTGGTGGCCACGGCCGTCGCCGCCACCGAGGGGCGCGCCCCCGTCTTCGCCGGGGCCGGCGGCACGTTGCCCGCCGCCAAGGCGATCGCCCGCGCCGCTGCCGCCCAAGGCGCCGACGGGCTGCTGCTGATGCCTCCCTACCTGGTCACCGGCCCCGCCTCCGGCCTGGTCCGGTATGTGCGGGAGGTGGCCGAGACCGTCGAGCTGCCGATCATCGTCTATCAGCGGGGAACCGCACGCTTCACGCCCGAGGCCGTGGCGTCGCTGGCGCAGCTGCCCAACGTCGTGGGCTTCAAGGACGGGCTCGGCGACTTCGACCTGCTGCAGCGCATCATCCTGACCGTGCGGCAGTCCACCGACCAGGAGTTCACCTTCTTCAACGGCCTGCCGACCGCCGAGTTCACCGTGCCCGCGTACCGGGGGATCGGGGTGAGCCTGTATTCGAGCGCGGTGTTCGCGTTCGCGCCCGAGATCGCCCTCGCCTTCTACAAGGCCGTGACCGGCGGGGACGAGGTGCTGGTGCAGCGGTTGCTCACCGGGTTCTACCTGCCGCTGGTGGAGCTGCGGGACACCGTGCCCGGCTATGCGGTCTCGCTGGTGAAGGCAGGGGTGCGGCTGCGCGGGCTGGACGTCGGGGGTGTGCGGGCGCCGCTCATGGATCCGTCGCCTGAGCATGTGGCGGTGCTGGAGCGGCTCATCGCCACCGGACTGGAGATCGCCGGGGCCTGA
- a CDS encoding aldehyde dehydrogenase (NADP(+)) yields MIYGHDPRTGETVGAALQETDSAGVDMVVSAAAAAGQAWRSTPAAERAIALEAVADALAAHVDELWQLADEETALGEVRLRGEVARTAGQFRLFAQVLRDGAYVEAIIDHADPSLTPPRPDVRRMKHPLSGVVAVFSASNFPFAFSVAGGDTASALAAGCPVVVKAHPGHPNTSERVAKIVRDALPYPDLLGLVQGMQAGIDLVQHPSVVAAGFTGSVAGGKAIQKLIDEREVPIPFFGELGSVNPVVVLPSAPVEGVAAGFAGSLTLGVGQFCTNPGLMFVPEGDELRKALVEAVEGTSGGPMLAERIRDGYLGGVERLGELQLLAEGKPGEGAWAVTPKVFTTDLDTFAGKLPHIGEECFGPASIVVTYREISDLRPVLERLDGSLTATVHGTDTDEAGEVVEVLRRRAGRLIWNGWPTGVAVCWAMQHGGPWPAATTTHTSVGATAIDRWLAPTAYQDWPGALLPDELKDDNPLSIPRRVDGRLQV; encoded by the coding sequence ATGATCTACGGACACGACCCCAGGACCGGCGAGACCGTGGGCGCCGCCCTGCAAGAGACCGACAGCGCCGGGGTCGACATGGTCGTTTCTGCCGCGGCCGCGGCCGGCCAGGCCTGGCGGTCGACGCCGGCGGCCGAGCGCGCGATCGCGCTCGAGGCGGTCGCCGACGCCCTGGCCGCGCACGTGGACGAGCTGTGGCAGCTCGCCGACGAGGAGACCGCGCTCGGCGAGGTACGTCTGCGCGGCGAGGTCGCGCGCACCGCCGGGCAGTTCAGGCTCTTCGCCCAGGTTCTCAGGGACGGCGCGTACGTCGAGGCCATCATCGACCACGCCGACCCGTCGCTCACGCCGCCCCGGCCCGACGTGCGGCGGATGAAGCATCCGCTGTCCGGCGTCGTCGCCGTGTTCTCGGCCAGCAACTTCCCGTTCGCGTTCTCCGTGGCCGGCGGCGACACCGCCTCCGCGCTGGCCGCGGGCTGCCCGGTGGTCGTCAAGGCGCATCCCGGTCATCCCAACACCTCCGAGCGGGTCGCGAAGATCGTGCGGGACGCGCTCCCGTACCCGGACCTGCTGGGCCTCGTGCAGGGCATGCAGGCGGGCATCGACCTGGTGCAGCACCCGTCGGTGGTCGCGGCCGGGTTCACCGGGTCCGTGGCCGGCGGGAAGGCGATCCAGAAGCTGATCGACGAGCGGGAAGTGCCGATCCCGTTCTTCGGCGAGCTGGGCAGCGTCAACCCCGTGGTCGTGCTGCCGTCGGCGCCGGTGGAGGGAGTGGCCGCCGGGTTCGCCGGGTCGCTGACGCTGGGAGTCGGGCAGTTCTGCACGAATCCCGGGCTCATGTTCGTGCCCGAGGGCGACGAGCTGCGCAAGGCCCTGGTGGAGGCCGTCGAGGGGACCAGCGGCGGGCCCATGCTGGCCGAGCGGATCAGGGACGGGTATCTGGGCGGGGTCGAACGGCTCGGCGAGCTGCAGCTGTTGGCCGAGGGCAAGCCGGGCGAGGGCGCCTGGGCCGTCACGCCGAAGGTGTTCACCACGGATCTGGACACCTTCGCCGGGAAGCTGCCGCACATCGGCGAGGAGTGCTTCGGGCCTGCGTCGATCGTGGTGACATATCGGGAAATTTCCGATCTGCGGCCCGTGCTCGAGCGGTTGGACGGCTCGCTGACCGCCACCGTCCACGGCACCGACACCGACGAGGCCGGTGAGGTCGTGGAGGTGCTCAGGAGGAGGGCCGGGCGGCTCATCTGGAACGGGTGGCCGACCGGTGTGGCCGTGTGCTGGGCGATGCAGCACGGAGGCCCCTGGCCTGCCGCCACGACGACGCACACCTCCGTCGGGGCCACGGCCATCGACCGCTGGCTGGCGCCGACCGCATACCAGGACTGGCCGGGGGCGTTGTTGCCGGACGAGCTGAAGGATGACAACCCGCTCTCCATTCCGCGACGGGTGGATGGGCGTCTGCAGGTGTGA